Genomic DNA from Candidatus Vogelbacteria bacterium:
AACACTACGTTTTAGTTTGTAGATGTCGATGCGGAAAAGCATCGGTTAATTTTTAGAAGATTAAGGATGAATAATGGACTAATTTTACCATGAAAATGCTCAATATTTTGGTGTTTTGAGAGGTGGAGATGGGGATAAAAATTACCCACTAAAAATTAATTTTTAGTGGGTAATTTTTTGATAAGAAAACAACTTAAAAACTACCTACTGACCATGGCATTTTTTGAACTTTTTTCCTGAACCACATGGACATAAGTCGTTTCGGCCAACGTTTTTATATTCACTATTATTTTGATTAGTGGAATTAGTAGAAACTAAACTACCATCCACTTCCAACTCCTGATGAATTTCTTGCAGATTAGACACAGTTTCCACCTTCACCGGAGCTCCAATGTTGGGAATAATCCTAAAAATCTCACTGAAAATAGAAAATTCCAAACCTTTAAAGAGATTTAAACCTTCTCGCTTAAATTCTACTAACGGATCACGCTGACCATAAGCCCGTAAGCGCACACTATTTTTCATATAGTCTATAGCCTCTAGGTGTTCAATCCAAAACATGTCAATAATCTGCAAGCAAGCAGCTCTAGTCGATGACAAAAACTCTTCTTCTCCAAGTTGAACCTTTTTTTGCTCAAAAATAACCCAAAAGTTTTCAACCTCCTCTTCAGACCAGCCCATCAATTCACCCCCACGAGTTAGAAAGGTTTTTATTTCAGCTTCACCGCCCAACAAGACTTCTCGCCGTCTGGTGTACATAGTAATTCTCTGGTGATTGATCACATCGTCATATTCCAGTAAGTGTTTCCGAACATCGAAGTGCATTCCTTCAATCTTAGACTGAGCATTCTCAATCGCCCTTGAGACAATTCTGTTTTCAATCGGCTCATCCTCCGGTATACCCAAACGATTCATCATGTTTTTAATCCGATCTGGAGCAAAAATACGCATCAAAGAGTCTTCAAGGGAAATATAAAATTGGGTCTCGCCAGGATCACCCTGACGCCCAGATCGGCCTCGCAGCTGATTATCAATTCGTCTTGCTTCGTGCCTTTCTGTTCCAATCACACAAATTCCCCCAAATGATTTTACATTTTCATAATCAACAGTTGAAGCCAATGAACCACCCAACTTAATATCAATTCCGCGACCAGCCATGTTGGTAGCGACAGTTACTGCTCCTTTTTTACCAGCATCAGCAATAATCATTCCTTCTTGCTCGTGATTTTTGGCGTTAAGAATTTGATGACGAACCCCCTCTTTAGTTAAGTAGGCCGATAATAGTTCATTTTTTTCAATTGACACGGTACCAATCAACACCGGCTGGCCTTGGTCTTGTAATTCTTTTATCCTTTTTGATAAAGCTTTAAATTTACCTTTTTCAGTTTGAAAAATAAGATCAGATTTATCAATACGAGCTGACGGCTTATTGGTTGGTATGGCAATTGTTTCTAAACCGTAAACCTTTAAAAATTC
This window encodes:
- the secA gene encoding preprotein translocase subunit SecA, translated to MSFITKIFGDGNSQKVKALGPFVDMVNALEADIQSLSDEELKAKTPYFKNLLTEGKKLDDISAEAFAVVREVARRTLNQRHFDVQLMGGFFLHKSGIAEMKTGEGKTLVATLPVYLNALSGEGVHVVTVNDYLARRDTVLMGQIYNFLGLSVGVINSQTAYLYDPSHVKSESDEERDALGGFKVVYEFLKPCSRQEAYLADITYGTNNEFGFDYLRDNIAQRADQISQRTDANGLFNYAIVDEVDSILIDESRTPLIISAPAGRSTDLYNTCSKIANSLQAEVDYTVDEKMKAITLTDVGIEKSERLLGVENIYTDKGVVYVHHLETAVRAKALYERDRDYVVKDDEVVIVDEFTGRLQPGRRWSEGLHQAVEAKEGVQIKEESRTYATVTLQNYFRLYKKLAGMTGTALTSSEEFLKVYGLETIAIPTNKPSARIDKSDLIFQTEKGKFKALSKRIKELQDQGQPVLIGTVSIEKNELLSAYLTKEGVRHQILNAKNHEQEGMIIADAGKKGAVTVATNMAGRGIDIKLGGSLASTVDYENVKSFGGICVIGTERHEARRIDNQLRGRSGRQGDPGETQFYISLEDSLMRIFAPDRIKNMMNRLGIPEDEPIENRIVSRAIENAQSKIEGMHFDVRKHLLEYDDVINHQRITMYTRRREVLLGGEAEIKTFLTRGGELMGWSEEEVENFWVIFEQKKVQLGEEEFLSSTRAACLQIIDMFWIEHLEAIDYMKNSVRLRAYGQRDPLVEFKREGLNLFKGLEFSIFSEIFRIIPNIGAPVKVETVSNLQEIHQELEVDGSLVSTNSTNQNNSEYKNVGRNDLCPCGSGKKFKKCHGQ